The following DNA comes from Nitrogeniibacter aestuarii.
GAGCAAGACACGCGCCGGCGTGCCGTGTTTTGGCTGCACCGCGCCGACCTTTCCGGTCGATACGTCGCTGTTCGCCACCGAAAAGATTGCCGATGTGCCGGTGGTCATGCCCCTGGGGGTGCAGCGGGCCCAGTACATGGCGTACAAGAATCTGGCCAAGGCCGCGGCGCCCGAGCGGGTGCGCCTGCGAAAGATGGAGCCGTGATTCATGGCGCTCAGAACTGTTGATGTCGATCTGAACCGGGTCGAGGGCGATCTGGCCTTCGAGATCGATCTTGATGACCACCGGGTGGTGGACGCACGATGCATCGGTACCCTGTATCGCGGCTTCGAGCAGCTGATGATCGGTCGCGCGCCCAAGGACGGGCTGGTGATCACGCCTCGGGTGTGCGGCATCTGCGGCACGGCGCATCTGTATTGCGCAGCGCTGGCCATCGAGGCCGCGGGTCGATTCGACGTGCCGCCGCAGGCAACTCTGGTGCGCAATCTGTGCCTCATGGCCGAGAACGTGCAAAGCGACATTCGCCAGACCTTTCTGTTCTTCGTGCCGGATTTCCTGCATTCGCGCTACGCCGGTCACGACATGGCCAGTGAGATACAGCGAGCCTTCGAGCCCATGAAGGGCAAGGTGGTGCGTTCGGCACTGGGCATTTCAAGAGAAATTCTGGGCATCGTCGCGCTCTTCGGCGGCCAGTGGCCGCATTCCTCCTACATGGTGCCGGGCGGTGTTACGCGCCCTGCATCACCGAAGGACATGGTCGAGTGCCATGGCATGGTCGATGCAACCATCGAATGGTTCGAGGACACCGCCGTGGGCATGGACATGCAGGTCTGGCTGGCCATCGATACCGCCGCGGGTTTTGAGCACTGGCTCGAGTCGTCCGAGGGCGCGGGGTCGGCCATGGGCCTGCTTACGCGTTTCTGTCGTGCCGTGGGCATCGACCGGATCGGTCGGGGCGTTGATGCCTTCATCAGCGCGGGTGCCTACCACGTGCCGGTGGAAGCTGGTGCCATGCCGGATGCCGACGCTCGCTACATGGCGGGTGGGCTGTATGACGGCGTCAGTGGCGAATGCTCCCCGTTTGACCAGAGCATGATCAGCGAAGAGGTGCGCCACTCCTGGTACCGCCCCTACGAGGGCGGACTTCACCCGTACGAGGGTGAAACCGTGCCCGATTACTCGACCAATGACGATCGCTATACCTGGTCGAAAGCGCCACGATATGGTGATCGGGTGGTCGAAACCGGGCCACTGGCCGAACTGCTCACCGGCGGTGATGAGCTCGTGCGCGATCTGCTCCATGTTCACGGCGGTAGCGCCTGGCTGCGGCAGTTCGCGCGCATGCGTCGGGCCGCTCACGCGCTGGTGTGGATGAAGCACCATCTGGACATGCTGTCGGGCCTGATTGGCTCACCTCACGTGATTGCGCCGGATGAGTCGGCCCTGCAGTCGGGGCGCGGGTACGGCATGGTTCAGGCAGCGCGCGGTACGCTGGGACACTGGATCGAACTGGACGAGGGCAAGATCAGCCGCTATCAGATCGTCACGCCGACCGCGTGGAATGCGTCCCCGAAGGATTCGGCCGGTCGGCACGGGCATTGGGAGCAGAGCGTGATCGGATTGACGCTGGCGGATCCGGACGACCCGGTCGAGCTGGGACATGTGATCCGTTCGCATGATCCGTGTCTGGTGTGCACCGTGCATTTCGCGGGCTCCGGAAAACGGGTTCGATATGGTGTGTGAAGCACGACAGGCGCCGATCAACATCGTGTGCGTGGGCAATGCCCTGCATGGCGACGATGGCCTGGGCGAAGTGGTGTTCGACACCCTGAGTCAGCAAGCGCTGCCTGACGGCGTTCAACTGATCCGCATGCC
Coding sequences within:
- a CDS encoding nickel-dependent hydrogenase large subunit — its product is MALRTVDVDLNRVEGDLAFEIDLDDHRVVDARCIGTLYRGFEQLMIGRAPKDGLVITPRVCGICGTAHLYCAALAIEAAGRFDVPPQATLVRNLCLMAENVQSDIRQTFLFFVPDFLHSRYAGHDMASEIQRAFEPMKGKVVRSALGISREILGIVALFGGQWPHSSYMVPGGVTRPASPKDMVECHGMVDATIEWFEDTAVGMDMQVWLAIDTAAGFEHWLESSEGAGSAMGLLTRFCRAVGIDRIGRGVDAFISAGAYHVPVEAGAMPDADARYMAGGLYDGVSGECSPFDQSMISEEVRHSWYRPYEGGLHPYEGETVPDYSTNDDRYTWSKAPRYGDRVVETGPLAELLTGGDELVRDLLHVHGGSAWLRQFARMRRAAHALVWMKHHLDMLSGLIGSPHVIAPDESALQSGRGYGMVQAARGTLGHWIELDEGKISRYQIVTPTAWNASPKDSAGRHGHWEQSVIGLTLADPDDPVELGHVIRSHDPCLVCTVHFAGSGKRVRYGV